From the Cohaesibacter sp. ES.047 genome, one window contains:
- a CDS encoding CHC2 zinc finger domain-containing protein, producing MTLTIDRNAITALKKQIVLSDVIGKSVKLHQGGTWMTGLCPFHEDHNPSFSVSDVSGRYICHACGAHGDIFDWVAHTDQLDPQADFLQVFRRVQDIVGDHSVATTLPQHDTAKRGEKIKANSEERRQKAIRNWRKGRPIEGTKAETYLRDCRGIRTVDFTGMPFRFIDNHERWIWCDRLKKPVMVGRWPCLLTAIQEVEPNSGGKHRFLALHRTWFDLDEHQGKPKIIYTAPDGKVREIARKKIDGDYFGRGAIMLTQPDETLAVTEGIENGLTALELGPYRHVWVAVSLNAFGAMPLLPVTKHMIIISDSDSKTPKAALMHQEKLCDTMHRQRLKHNVDVDIKPAPPGYDLNDWHLKQLLHHALATGQ from the coding sequence ATGACCCTGACTATCGACCGCAACGCTATCACCGCGCTCAAGAAACAGATCGTCCTTTCCGATGTAATCGGCAAGTCAGTCAAGTTGCATCAAGGTGGTACGTGGATGACCGGCCTCTGTCCGTTCCATGAGGATCACAATCCGAGTTTTTCGGTCAGCGACGTCAGCGGGCGCTATATCTGTCACGCATGTGGTGCGCACGGCGACATATTTGATTGGGTGGCGCACACTGACCAACTGGATCCACAAGCGGATTTTCTCCAAGTCTTTCGCCGGGTGCAGGACATTGTGGGCGATCATTCGGTCGCGACGACATTGCCGCAACATGACACCGCCAAACGCGGCGAAAAGATCAAGGCCAACTCTGAAGAACGCCGACAAAAAGCCATTCGTAATTGGCGAAAAGGTCGACCAATCGAGGGGACCAAGGCCGAGACCTATTTGCGCGACTGTCGCGGCATTCGCACGGTTGACTTTACTGGCATGCCATTCCGCTTCATCGACAATCATGAGCGCTGGATCTGGTGCGACCGGCTGAAAAAGCCGGTCATGGTTGGGCGCTGGCCTTGCCTGCTGACCGCCATTCAGGAGGTTGAACCAAACTCCGGGGGCAAGCATCGTTTTCTTGCTCTGCACCGGACGTGGTTTGACCTCGATGAGCACCAAGGCAAACCAAAAATCATCTACACCGCGCCGGACGGAAAGGTCCGCGAGATCGCCCGCAAAAAGATCGATGGCGACTATTTTGGCCGGGGCGCAATCATGCTGACGCAGCCAGACGAGACGCTGGCGGTCACCGAGGGGATCGAAAACGGCCTCACGGCGCTGGAGTTGGGGCCTTACAGGCATGTTTGGGTTGCGGTCTCTCTCAATGCCTTTGGCGCAATGCCGCTTTTGCCCGTTACCAAGCACATGATCATTATCAGCGACAGCGACTCCAAAACCCCAAAAGCCGCCCTGATGCATCAAGAGAAGCTGTGCGACACCATGCATCGCCAGCGGCTCAAGCACAATGTCGATGTGGATATCAAGCCAGCACCGCCGGGCTATGACCTGAATGACTGGCACCTCAAGCAATTGCTGCACCATGCGCTCGCAACCGGTCAGTAG
- a CDS encoding helix-turn-helix transcriptional regulator — protein MKLDRSRAATRQRHAAWFKAHVEDGQSTHAIAAACDLKHHTTVYNGILAHAKRIGLKVSRLEDLTKPREGGPSVDWSDFSGHVRYWRECLDLTEEEAASRAAISRTALRNAEQGRTLESVTMLALCKAIPLNPISFFLNPTKESSHDRNHSKATPPAFKTRPTRAA, from the coding sequence ATGAAACTCGACAGATCGCGCGCCGCTACGCGTCAGCGCCATGCGGCTTGGTTCAAGGCACATGTTGAAGATGGTCAGTCGACCCACGCCATCGCCGCTGCCTGTGATCTCAAGCATCACACGACCGTTTACAACGGTATATTGGCCCATGCCAAACGCATCGGCCTCAAAGTGTCACGGCTGGAGGATCTGACCAAGCCACGCGAGGGCGGGCCGTCCGTCGACTGGTCGGATTTCAGCGGCCATGTGCGCTATTGGCGTGAGTGCCTCGATCTGACCGAGGAGGAGGCGGCAAGCCGCGCCGCCATCAGCCGCACTGCCCTGCGCAATGCTGAACAAGGCCGCACGCTTGAAAGCGTCACCATGCTCGCCCTGTGCAAAGCCATCCCACTCAACCCGATTTCCTTCTTTCTCAACCCGACCAAGGAGTCCAGCCATGACCGCAACCATTCAAAGGCCACGCCGCCCGCGTTCAAGACCCGGCCAACCCGTGCCGCTTGA
- a CDS encoding phage terminase large subunit family protein — protein MLQWANPAKRLKLTSASKIKPAPKIDHNQWARENIVFGPDEPFPGPYNDEKFPYFPPILDALSDDDPCQIVTIMKSAQLGGTIIIVIFVAVSMITGPIHFMYVQATESAAKKWLSEKMGPLLKGVPALRRLFLDNSSKAKNTDQEKATEDGRGKIEAVSAQSKDDLAQVSRPKQAQDDLSKWEENAAGDPEEQADDRSRAYEFRKILKVSTPLLWPGCKITKNYRDGSQEEWEVPCPHCGDYQALEWENFKANIDEDNPDNSHFTCIHCGCEIHDYHRPQVMPKGRFVARNPKAMTIHRSFYLWTAHSPLQSFGSIARKWIRVRGIPTAEQVFMNNDVGVAYEVAGIGAKVEDLKLRSENSDYDLGAVPAGFYELFYGIDCQDNRVEWTLVAYGRNVRRAVIQKGIIPHHISEDEAKAALDDLVKRRWRNFAGHYLEVKCTAIDANAFRDDVGDWATRYGKAKVIMVRGHQSENVPPLMEVKWETSKRGKRKVNRYRGQFFHFNAGSFKWALYRSLTKIDDPASRSYVAFPRGLDDDYFDQVAAEKRVRKVTKTGFVKYVWEKDPNQANEALDMLNQAEVAARRSGVFDVSDEYWDMLEAKLGQPDPDAQMDIEDMMTRHGSETAVIADTADKLHAALTDLQKQTGPIDDNKPPDPDKVESPTLRAIRERREARKKNKGP, from the coding sequence ATGTTGCAGTGGGCCAACCCGGCGAAACGTCTAAAGCTGACATCGGCGAGCAAGATCAAGCCAGCACCGAAAATCGACCACAACCAGTGGGCGCGTGAGAATATCGTCTTTGGTCCGGATGAGCCTTTCCCAGGCCCGTACAATGATGAAAAGTTTCCATACTTTCCGCCCATTCTGGATGCGCTGTCGGATGACGATCCTTGCCAGATCGTAACGATCATGAAGTCGGCTCAGCTCGGCGGGACGATCATCATCGTGATTTTTGTTGCGGTCTCGATGATCACCGGGCCGATTCATTTCATGTATGTACAGGCGACGGAAAGTGCCGCCAAGAAATGGCTCTCGGAAAAGATGGGGCCTCTGCTGAAAGGTGTTCCAGCCCTGCGCCGGTTGTTTCTAGATAACAGTTCAAAGGCCAAGAATACCGATCAGGAGAAGGCGACCGAGGACGGGCGCGGCAAGATTGAGGCGGTCAGCGCGCAATCAAAGGATGACCTGGCGCAAGTGTCGCGACCAAAGCAGGCGCAGGATGACCTGTCGAAGTGGGAAGAAAACGCCGCCGGTGATCCGGAGGAACAGGCCGACGACCGATCGCGTGCCTATGAATTTCGCAAGATCCTGAAGGTCTCAACGCCACTTTTGTGGCCGGGCTGCAAGATCACCAAGAATTACCGGGACGGGTCACAAGAGGAATGGGAAGTTCCTTGCCCGCACTGTGGTGACTATCAGGCGCTCGAATGGGAGAATTTCAAGGCCAATATCGACGAGGACAATCCGGATAATTCGCATTTTACCTGCATTCATTGCGGTTGCGAGATCCATGATTATCATCGCCCGCAGGTCATGCCAAAGGGGCGGTTTGTTGCGCGCAACCCAAAGGCAATGACCATTCACCGTAGTTTCTATCTCTGGACGGCACATTCGCCCTTGCAAAGTTTCGGCTCGATTGCCCGCAAGTGGATCCGGGTGCGTGGTATTCCAACCGCCGAACAGGTGTTTATGAATAACGACGTCGGCGTCGCCTATGAGGTGGCCGGGATTGGTGCAAAGGTTGAGGATCTCAAACTGCGGTCGGAAAATTCCGACTACGATCTCGGCGCGGTGCCTGCCGGATTTTATGAGCTCTTCTATGGTATCGACTGTCAGGACAATCGCGTCGAGTGGACGCTGGTTGCTTATGGCAGGAATGTCCGCCGGGCGGTGATCCAGAAAGGCATTATTCCGCATCATATCTCAGAGGATGAGGCCAAGGCGGCACTTGACGATCTGGTCAAACGGCGCTGGCGCAATTTTGCTGGTCATTATCTTGAGGTCAAATGCACCGCGATCGACGCAAACGCTTTTCGCGATGATGTAGGGGATTGGGCGACGCGTTACGGCAAAGCCAAAGTGATCATGGTGCGCGGTCATCAAAGTGAAAATGTTCCACCGCTTATGGAGGTGAAGTGGGAGACCAGCAAGCGCGGCAAGCGTAAAGTCAACCGATATCGCGGGCAGTTCTTTCACTTCAATGCCGGGTCTTTCAAATGGGCTCTTTACCGATCTCTGACCAAAATCGACGACCCGGCCAGCCGTTCCTACGTCGCCTTTCCGCGCGGGCTGGATGATGATTATTTCGATCAGGTTGCAGCAGAGAAGCGAGTCCGAAAAGTCACTAAGACCGGTTTTGTCAAATATGTCTGGGAGAAAGATCCTAATCAGGCAAACGAGGCGCTGGATATGCTCAATCAGGCCGAGGTCGCCGCGCGGCGGTCTGGGGTGTTTGATGTATCCGATGAGTATTGGGACATGCTGGAGGCCAAGCTTGGCCAGCCTGACCCGGATGCTCAGATGGATATTGAGGACATGATGACAAGGCATGGCAGCGAAACGGCTGTCATTGCAGATACAGCTGACAAACTGCATGCCGCCTTAACGGATCTGCAGAAACAGACCGGGCCGATCGACGATAACAAGCCGCCCGATCCAGACAAAGTGGAAAGCCCGACCTTACGCGCAATACGCGAGAGGCGAGAAGCGCGCAAAAAGAACAAGGGGCCATAG
- the gpW gene encoding gpW family head-tail joining protein, which produces MADTETLTARLAEAENTLHKLLTGDLEREMSQGGKSASFNLPSESKLRAYIDDLKQQLGRPVSRRHHNRRIRF; this is translated from the coding sequence ATGGCTGACACCGAGACGCTAACGGCACGACTGGCCGAGGCGGAAAACACCTTGCACAAGTTGCTAACCGGTGATCTTGAGCGGGAAATGTCGCAAGGCGGCAAATCAGCCAGTTTTAACCTGCCCAGCGAAAGCAAACTTCGGGCTTATATCGACGATTTGAAACAGCAGCTTGGTCGGCCTGTTTCGCGCCGTCACCACAACCGACGTATTCGTTTCTAG
- a CDS encoding phage portal protein: protein MQSKTLIDKHGSPLATHRPKVATRAAIGRAYEAASLTSQSHGGWRPQRHAPQSALSVDRNMMVARTEDMGRNNPWASAALQRKLEMVIGIGWKFASRPNSKRLGISKEQARDLSDEIEAWIAAYCGDTELRNDAAQRESVAMQMGSAFKHCLVTGDALGRLHYLERGGEAHTALELIHSARLKQPLGTPPTDRFRDGIELGQHNEALAYWFTVAHPNDTLSLFRQTESVRIAKYDEDGTRRILHYFTPQEPGEFRGRSLLAPIVKKLRQLAKFDEAELQAATLNAILAAFVETDAKHDVIEHLIGDADSIEQAEAGVATYFDTLAAQQEVYRQTNPLEMDGVRFMQTAIGEKVNFTNPARPSAGYDKFEMAALRNVASATNLSLEMLTADYSKLSYSGWRGAITNIWRGVTCERSGFEATFVRPWFRVVIEEGIARGKIRVPRGAPSFWDMPSAYLSGDWIGPGRGSADPYKDGRAEDLEMKIGVKTKRKILAERGEDYDEHMDNLMAEIEDHQKRGIRHPAEGDPPPIEPELMRDDAPASNKGDEDE from the coding sequence ATGCAATCAAAGACGTTGATTGACAAGCACGGTTCTCCTCTGGCTACACACCGGCCAAAGGTCGCAACCCGTGCAGCAATCGGGCGCGCTTATGAGGCTGCTAGCCTGACAAGCCAAAGTCATGGCGGTTGGCGTCCTCAGCGCCATGCCCCACAGTCGGCGCTCTCTGTTGATCGCAACATGATGGTTGCTCGCACAGAAGATATGGGCCGCAACAATCCATGGGCATCGGCTGCCCTCCAGCGCAAGCTGGAAATGGTGATTGGTATTGGATGGAAATTTGCCAGCCGCCCAAACAGCAAGCGATTGGGTATCAGCAAGGAGCAGGCCCGCGATCTCAGCGACGAAATCGAGGCTTGGATTGCAGCTTATTGCGGTGACACGGAGCTGCGCAATGATGCGGCTCAGCGCGAGTCCGTTGCTATGCAGATGGGATCTGCGTTCAAGCATTGTCTGGTTACGGGCGACGCTCTTGGTAGGCTTCATTATCTAGAGCGAGGTGGGGAAGCTCACACAGCACTTGAGCTGATCCATTCGGCGCGGCTCAAGCAACCGCTTGGCACGCCGCCGACCGATCGCTTTCGGGACGGGATCGAGCTGGGGCAACACAATGAGGCTCTGGCCTATTGGTTTACGGTTGCGCATCCAAATGACACGCTGTCGCTATTCAGGCAGACGGAAAGCGTGCGTATTGCCAAGTATGACGAGGATGGCACCCGCCGGATTCTGCATTACTTCACGCCGCAAGAGCCGGGCGAATTTAGGGGGCGGTCACTGTTGGCACCGATCGTCAAGAAGCTCCGCCAGCTGGCGAAGTTTGACGAGGCTGAGCTGCAGGCGGCGACACTGAATGCAATCCTTGCGGCCTTTGTCGAGACCGATGCGAAGCATGACGTGATCGAGCATTTGATCGGTGATGCGGACAGCATTGAGCAGGCCGAGGCTGGGGTCGCCACTTACTTTGACACGCTGGCGGCTCAGCAAGAGGTCTACCGACAGACCAATCCGCTGGAAATGGATGGAGTCCGCTTCATGCAAACCGCGATTGGCGAAAAAGTCAATTTCACCAATCCGGCGCGACCCTCAGCTGGTTATGACAAGTTTGAGATGGCGGCGCTTCGGAACGTTGCCAGCGCGACCAACCTCAGCCTTGAAATGCTGACGGCAGATTATTCCAAGCTCAGCTATTCGGGTTGGCGGGGCGCGATCACAAACATTTGGCGTGGGGTGACCTGTGAACGATCCGGCTTCGAGGCAACTTTTGTCCGTCCGTGGTTCCGAGTGGTGATCGAGGAGGGCATTGCGCGCGGCAAGATCAGGGTGCCGCGTGGCGCGCCGTCCTTCTGGGATATGCCGTCGGCCTATCTATCCGGCGATTGGATTGGGCCGGGTCGAGGCTCTGCGGATCCTTACAAAGATGGTCGCGCCGAGGATCTGGAAATGAAGATTGGTGTAAAGACCAAACGCAAGATCCTGGCCGAGCGTGGCGAGGATTACGACGAACACATGGACAATCTGATGGCTGAAATTGAAGACCATCAAAAACGCGGGATCCGGCACCCGGCGGAGGGTGATCCTCCGCCGATCGAGCCTGAGTTGATGCGGGATGATGCTCCGGCCAGCAACAAAGGGGATGAGGATGAGTAA
- a CDS encoding S49 family peptidase has translation MSKDLLRLADRVLNRPLLLTPNKAETVMAVLGGRIGLDVIAPSAPDGERTPSTSRFIGESRGVGGQYDHREYFRLVDGVAVITVDGALINKGAWVGAYSGLQSYEGLRAQIDLAMSDKDVKGILLDLESPGGEVWGCFELAAHIARCCVVKPIHAVADGMACSAAYILASACDLVTAIQSGAVGSIGVVLMHVDRSTRNEMEGVKPTLIHAGAHKVDGHPHAPLSAETQADLQAEINTVYEQFVDHVVSHRHLSADAVRATEARTFNGPDALQFGLIDAVGSFDDALAAFYDDTAVTTAQHRGLSMTTKNGQAAASGEGQVTQAELGAAVAAALEDGMKEGIKAEQDRVTGILGLESAKEHGAVALAAIHSGQTVEQAKATLDSLPKVEAATDDTKPGDLADDGAAQYAASRQKAESNQPDLGAGATGGKSEGGRLLARAQKQYGGVK, from the coding sequence ATGAGTAAGGATCTCTTGCGACTGGCTGATCGTGTGCTGAATAGACCGCTGCTGTTGACGCCTAACAAGGCAGAGACGGTGATGGCTGTTCTTGGTGGTCGGATCGGTCTTGATGTGATTGCGCCTTCTGCGCCCGATGGCGAGCGAACGCCAAGTACCTCGCGCTTCATTGGCGAGTCGCGTGGTGTTGGTGGTCAATATGACCATCGAGAGTATTTCCGCCTAGTCGATGGGGTGGCAGTGATCACGGTCGACGGTGCTCTGATCAATAAAGGGGCTTGGGTTGGCGCTTATTCCGGCTTGCAGTCCTATGAGGGTCTTAGAGCTCAGATTGACTTGGCTATGAGTGACAAGGATGTCAAAGGCATCCTGCTCGACCTTGAAAGTCCGGGTGGCGAGGTCTGGGGTTGTTTTGAATTGGCAGCCCATATCGCCAGATGCTGCGTGGTCAAGCCGATCCATGCGGTCGCCGACGGAATGGCTTGTTCGGCGGCCTACATCCTTGCTTCCGCCTGTGATCTTGTCACGGCGATCCAGAGCGGTGCGGTTGGCTCTATCGGCGTCGTTCTGATGCATGTTGACCGGTCAACCAGAAACGAAATGGAAGGTGTGAAGCCGACCCTTATTCACGCCGGGGCGCACAAGGTTGATGGTCATCCGCATGCGCCGTTGTCTGCGGAAACGCAGGCCGACTTACAGGCGGAAATCAACACAGTTTATGAGCAGTTTGTCGACCATGTGGTGTCACATCGTCACCTATCTGCCGATGCGGTCCGCGCCACTGAGGCGCGTACCTTTAATGGCCCGGATGCCTTGCAGTTTGGGCTGATCGATGCGGTCGGATCGTTTGACGATGCGCTGGCCGCTTTTTACGATGACACTGCGGTGACCACCGCGCAACACAGAGGTTTGTCCATGACAACGAAAAACGGACAGGCTGCGGCATCTGGCGAAGGTCAGGTCACGCAGGCTGAATTGGGGGCTGCTGTGGCGGCTGCTCTTGAGGACGGGATGAAGGAAGGGATCAAGGCAGAGCAGGATCGGGTGACTGGCATCCTTGGCCTTGAAAGTGCCAAGGAACATGGCGCGGTTGCTCTTGCTGCTATCCACTCTGGCCAAACCGTCGAGCAAGCCAAGGCTACGCTTGATAGTCTCCCCAAGGTGGAGGCTGCGACTGACGACACCAAGCCGGGTGATCTCGCCGATGATGGGGCGGCACAGTATGCGGCCAGCCGTCAGAAAGCAGAAAGTAACCAGCCGGATCTCGGCGCTGGTGCAACCGGCGGCAAGTCTGAGGGCGGACGCCTTCTGGCTCGTGCTCAGAAACAGTATGGGGGTGTCAAATGA
- a CDS encoding major capsid protein yields the protein MDLFTLHELISVIDTIIVPKTHFLDKYFKVEHRSDKPKIYFDDVFKGQVTLAPFVIPTSAGRPQSREGFEVKSFAPAYLKPIDNIRPSDAQTRLAGEPFGGVMSAMDRMEQAALQVLARQKLQITGRWEWLAQMALINSQVTIVGDDYPSKLVDFGRNANNTIVVTEPTEKWSDVDHDIKSDLENWSSAGAAQCGSPLTDVYMTNDIWRVFKKNNSIKEELDTTIRNVSTIVTSPTADDPTNPVTFKGMVGEFYIYVHNGTYRDPLDNQTKRYLAADEVLMVAPVGATGTEGVYGVRGFGMIEDKKAGLQALPIFPRVYEQDNPSMDVAMTQSAPLMIPGRPNGTMKIKGLI from the coding sequence ATGGACCTTTTTACGCTCCATGAGCTGATCTCGGTGATCGACACCATCATCGTCCCTAAGACGCATTTCCTTGACAAGTATTTCAAGGTTGAGCATCGGTCCGACAAGCCGAAAATCTACTTTGACGACGTGTTCAAGGGGCAGGTGACGCTGGCACCGTTCGTCATCCCGACCTCGGCGGGTCGCCCGCAAAGTCGCGAAGGATTTGAGGTCAAATCATTTGCTCCCGCCTATCTCAAACCGATCGATAACATTCGCCCAAGTGACGCTCAGACTCGCTTGGCGGGTGAGCCGTTTGGCGGTGTCATGAGCGCGATGGACCGGATGGAGCAGGCTGCCTTGCAGGTGCTGGCGCGTCAGAAATTGCAGATCACGGGGCGTTGGGAATGGCTCGCCCAGATGGCTCTGATCAATTCTCAGGTGACCATCGTTGGTGATGACTATCCGTCGAAACTGGTTGATTTTGGTCGCAATGCCAACAACACCATTGTTGTTACCGAACCGACCGAAAAGTGGTCCGATGTGGATCATGATATCAAGAGCGATCTTGAGAATTGGTCCAGCGCAGGCGCGGCACAGTGTGGCTCTCCGTTGACTGATGTCTACATGACAAACGATATTTGGAGGGTATTCAAGAAAAACAACTCCATCAAGGAGGAGCTTGATACCACGATCCGCAACGTCTCCACCATCGTCACGTCGCCAACTGCTGACGACCCGACCAATCCCGTCACCTTCAAAGGCATGGTCGGCGAGTTCTATATCTATGTGCATAATGGCACCTATCGGGATCCGCTCGACAACCAGACCAAACGGTATCTGGCGGCTGATGAGGTTCTGATGGTTGCTCCGGTCGGCGCAACGGGGACCGAGGGCGTTTATGGTGTTCGCGGGTTTGGTATGATCGAGGATAAAAAGGCCGGGCTTCAGGCTTTGCCTATTTTCCCGCGCGTCTATGAACAGGACAACCCATCAATGGATGTTGCCATGACACAGTCGGCTCCGCTCATGATTCCCGGTCGCCCGAATGGCACCATGAAAATCAAAGGACTGATCTGA
- a CDS encoding phage baseplate assembly protein V, giving the protein MMIPDPVRRLFNRISRLEHVSAKIIRIGNITEVDNEGDRVKVKVGDGDPIDARWPSLASGAIKIRVTPSVGQVVTLFCPNGDARQAFAQPGDWSGKNQSPSSEADEVLLTNGDAKLQITADRFLASVGDSKLDITAGKLEASVGGTSLLLDGSGITTTGNVDLNGGYVKNDGHAIDKTHKHTDVLPGGALTGKPQ; this is encoded by the coding sequence ATGATGATTCCTGACCCTGTGCGACGGCTGTTTAATCGCATTTCGCGGCTTGAGCATGTGAGCGCTAAAATCATCCGTATCGGAAATATCACCGAAGTCGACAATGAAGGCGACAGGGTCAAAGTCAAAGTTGGTGATGGGGATCCGATTGATGCCCGCTGGCCGTCTTTGGCTTCGGGGGCGATCAAAATCCGGGTGACGCCATCGGTGGGGCAGGTCGTGACACTGTTCTGCCCCAATGGCGATGCGAGGCAAGCCTTTGCCCAGCCCGGCGACTGGTCCGGGAAAAATCAAAGCCCATCCTCTGAGGCTGATGAGGTGTTGCTCACCAATGGTGACGCCAAGCTGCAAATCACAGCTGACAGATTTTTAGCCTCTGTTGGCGATTCCAAGCTCGACATCACAGCGGGCAAGCTGGAGGCGTCGGTCGGCGGCACCAGCCTGTTGCTTGACGGCTCAGGCATTACGACCACGGGTAACGTCGATCTCAATGGTGGCTATGTCAAAAATGACGGTCATGCGATCGACAAGACACACAAGCACACGGATGTGCTGCCCGGAGGCGCGTTGACCGGAAAACCACAATAG
- a CDS encoding GPW/gp25 family protein yields the protein MAGTNGRTGKPLVGIEHVVQSIEIILQTKFGELVQLEEFGSFVTSLLLRENQDNRTAALIYWIIALAIDLWEPRFRLTRFIPDETVDKRRDGVFSFGILGSFMPRAHLGDFTVAKANVTIRV from the coding sequence ATGGCGGGGACTAATGGCCGGACCGGCAAGCCACTTGTCGGGATCGAGCATGTGGTGCAAAGCATCGAAATTATACTGCAAACCAAGTTTGGCGAGTTGGTGCAACTGGAAGAATTTGGCTCCTTTGTCACCTCCCTGTTGCTTCGGGAAAACCAAGACAATCGTACCGCCGCGCTGATCTACTGGATTATTGCGCTTGCAATCGACCTCTGGGAACCCCGTTTTAGGCTCACTCGGTTTATCCCAGACGAGACGGTCGACAAGCGCCGCGATGGCGTTTTCAGTTTTGGCATTCTCGGCAGTTTCATGCCGCGTGCGCACCTTGGCGATTTCACGGTTGCCAAGGCCAACGTGACAATCCGCGTATAG
- a CDS encoding baseplate J/gp47 family protein, which produces MAFYAPTVIDLSNVPGPAVLEALSFEDLFDGYRDRFLEIWAEEQATDESLPDYDVDLLETDPAKIVGRAFSYLRLLDRSRVNDAIKALLAPYSTGTDLDNLVASRNISRLIVSEASATSDVVMETDLNLLRRYLLSFDVPASGSAGRYLFDAWTAWPSMGDARVNGQLVHGRRGDTDVVICGLDGALPTDAERDQVAAAVRHAYRMPEAASVAVLKATQQAYDVDLKIVVPGVGPDPEVVVGEVFDRVRKAALARALIGGQIPTGLLAGAAYGSNVLTVLDNAPVVIASSPYLVPVLGSITIKYEVAE; this is translated from the coding sequence ATGGCTTTTTATGCTCCGACAGTGATCGACCTGTCCAACGTGCCAGGACCTGCCGTTCTTGAGGCTTTGTCTTTTGAAGATCTTTTTGACGGGTATCGTGACCGATTTCTGGAAATCTGGGCCGAGGAGCAGGCTACAGACGAAAGCCTGCCGGATTATGATGTTGATTTGCTGGAGACCGACCCGGCCAAGATAGTCGGGCGTGCCTTTAGTTATCTGCGTCTACTCGACCGCAGTCGGGTGAATGACGCGATTAAGGCGCTTTTGGCTCCCTATTCCACTGGCACAGATCTTGATAATCTGGTTGCAAGTCGCAATATCTCGCGCCTTATTGTTTCTGAAGCATCCGCGACGAGCGATGTGGTTATGGAAACAGACCTGAATTTACTACGTCGCTATCTTTTGAGCTTTGATGTTCCTGCGAGCGGGTCGGCGGGGCGATATCTGTTCGACGCCTGGACTGCGTGGCCTTCAATGGGCGACGCAAGGGTCAATGGCCAGTTGGTGCATGGTCGGCGCGGGGATACGGATGTGGTCATCTGTGGTCTTGATGGCGCTCTGCCTACTGATGCCGAGCGTGATCAGGTGGCTGCTGCTGTCCGGCATGCCTATCGGATGCCCGAGGCGGCCAGTGTGGCGGTCCTTAAAGCTACGCAACAGGCTTACGACGTTGACCTAAAGATTGTCGTTCCCGGTGTTGGTCCGGATCCTGAGGTTGTCGTTGGGGAAGTGTTCGACCGCGTGCGTAAAGCTGCTCTGGCACGTGCGCTGATCGGTGGGCAGATTCCGACCGGGCTGCTGGCAGGGGCCGCTTATGGCAGCAATGTACTGACTGTATTGGACAATGCTCCAGTGGTTATCGCGTCGAGTCCCTATTTGGTGCCGGTGCTTGGATCCATCACAATTAAGTATGAGGTTGCAGAATGA
- a CDS encoding phage tail protein I translates to MTSLPTRTNAMPFEKAITAGMSDDLPVDYATIMDPYRTPADWLPSLAAHYSVDLWFSDWPEDRKREMVAQCAGLSVIHPGEQLAEFKGTFEGLKRYLWFVDAEIVDRIAYPCRFVLGRSSPSFTPLQFPAFKARYLIRVLVVRKANSFVLGRSALGLAAARPVDLTPLQRAKKAARIAKAEHVEYLVNFSYKRRATFGDALPLDGSYTISPFLDREHL, encoded by the coding sequence ATGACCTCACTCCCCACGCGCACCAATGCTATGCCGTTCGAAAAAGCTATCACAGCTGGAATGTCCGATGATCTGCCGGTTGATTATGCAACTATTATGGATCCGTACCGGACACCAGCTGATTGGCTGCCGAGTTTGGCGGCGCACTATTCGGTCGATTTGTGGTTCTCTGATTGGCCGGAGGATCGCAAACGCGAGATGGTCGCGCAATGCGCTGGGCTGTCTGTCATTCATCCGGGTGAGCAGCTGGCAGAATTCAAGGGCACCTTCGAAGGTCTCAAGCGTTATCTGTGGTTTGTTGATGCTGAGATCGTCGATCGGATCGCCTATCCGTGCCGGTTCGTTCTGGGGCGGTCAAGCCCGTCCTTTACGCCTCTGCAATTCCCGGCCTTCAAGGCGCGGTATCTGATCAGGGTGCTTGTTGTGCGCAAGGCGAACAGCTTTGTGCTGGGCCGTAGTGCATTGGGGCTGGCGGCGGCACGTCCGGTCGATTTGACACCCCTGCAGCGAGCCAAGAAAGCGGCACGCATTGCCAAGGCCGAACATGTCGAATATCTCGTCAATTTTTCATACAAGCGCCGCGCAACCTTTGGGGATGCCTTGCCGCTTGATGGCTCTTACACGATCAGTCCTTTCCTTGATCGCGAACATTTGTAG